One genomic region from Pseudomonas hormoni encodes:
- the gluQRS gene encoding tRNA glutamyl-Q(34) synthetase GluQRS, with amino-acid sequence MTTIASPAYIGRFAPTPSGHLHFGSLVAALASYLDARAVGGRWLMRMEDLDPPREEPGAQAAILKALESYGFEWDGELVRQSDRHDAYAEVLNRLSNHGLAYACTCSRKQLEPYHGIYPGLCRNAGHGTEDAAIRLRVPELEYHFIDRVQGEYRQHLGRDVGDFVIRRRDGLYAYQLAVVLDDAWQGISDIVRGADLLDSTPRQLYLQELLGFSQPRYLHIPLITQPDGNKLGKSYRSPPLTEDQATPLLLRALRALGQNPGAELAYATPREVLNWGIVHWDALKIPRTLTLPEAQLQ; translated from the coding sequence ATGACCACCATCGCCTCCCCCGCCTACATCGGACGCTTCGCCCCCACGCCAAGCGGCCACTTGCATTTCGGTTCGCTGGTCGCAGCACTGGCTTCGTACCTCGACGCGCGTGCGGTGGGTGGTCGCTGGCTGATGCGCATGGAAGACCTCGATCCGCCACGGGAAGAACCCGGCGCGCAAGCCGCCATTCTCAAGGCGCTGGAAAGCTACGGTTTCGAGTGGGACGGCGAACTGGTCCGACAGAGCGACCGGCACGACGCCTACGCTGAAGTGCTCAATCGCCTGTCCAATCATGGCCTGGCCTACGCCTGCACCTGTTCGCGAAAACAGCTGGAGCCCTATCACGGCATTTACCCGGGCCTGTGCCGCAATGCTGGCCATGGCACCGAAGACGCCGCGATTCGACTGCGCGTGCCCGAGCTCGAATACCACTTCATCGACCGCGTGCAAGGCGAATACCGCCAGCATCTGGGTCGGGATGTCGGTGATTTCGTGATCCGTCGCCGCGACGGACTCTACGCCTATCAACTGGCCGTGGTGCTCGATGACGCCTGGCAAGGCATCAGCGACATCGTCCGGGGCGCAGACCTGCTCGACTCCACGCCACGTCAGCTCTATCTGCAAGAACTGCTGGGTTTCTCGCAACCGCGCTATCTGCACATCCCGCTGATTACCCAGCCTGACGGCAACAAGCTCGGCAAGTCCTACCGTTCGCCGCCGCTGACCGAAGATCAGGCCACGCCTTTATTACTGCGTGCATTGCGCGCGCTCGGGCAGAATCCGGGCGCCGAACTGGCGTATGCCACCCCGCGTGAAGTGCTGAACTGGGGAATCGTCCACTGGGATGCACTGAAGATCCCGCGCACACTCACCTTGCCCGAAGCGCAACTACAGTGA
- a CDS encoding pyridoxal phosphate-dependent aminotransferase: MAQSYSARSRAIEPFHVMALLARANELQAAGHDVIHLEIGEPDFTTAEPIIQAGQAALTAGKTRYTAARGIPELREAISGFYQQRYGLNIDPQRILITPGGSGALLLASALLVDPGKHWLLADPGYPCNRHFLRLVEGAAQLVPVGPDVRYQLTPDLIARHWDHDSVGALVASPANPTGTILTRDELAGLSTAIKERHGHLVVDEIYHGLTYGTDAASVLEVDDNAFVLNSFSKYFGMTGWRLGWLVAPEAAVGELEKLAQNLYISAPSMAQHAALACFEPATIAILEERRAEFGRRRDFLLPALRELGFGIAVEPEGAFYLYADISKFGGDAFAFCRHFLETEHVAITPGLDFGRYQAGHHVRFAYTQSLPRLQEAVERIARGLKSWQG, translated from the coding sequence ATGGCTCAGTCCTACAGTGCCCGCAGTCGCGCGATCGAACCGTTCCATGTCATGGCGCTGCTGGCGCGGGCCAATGAACTGCAAGCCGCCGGCCACGATGTGATTCACCTGGAAATCGGCGAACCGGACTTCACCACCGCCGAGCCGATCATCCAGGCCGGGCAGGCCGCACTGACGGCGGGGAAGACCCGTTACACCGCCGCCCGTGGCATTCCCGAGCTGCGTGAAGCGATTTCAGGCTTCTATCAACAGCGTTACGGTTTGAACATCGACCCTCAGCGAATCCTCATCACGCCCGGCGGTTCCGGCGCGTTGCTGCTGGCCAGCGCCTTGCTGGTGGATCCGGGCAAACACTGGCTGCTGGCAGACCCGGGTTACCCGTGCAACCGGCATTTCCTGCGGTTGGTGGAAGGCGCGGCGCAGCTTGTTCCTGTAGGTCCGGACGTACGTTATCAACTGACACCGGACCTGATCGCCCGTCATTGGGATCACGACAGCGTCGGCGCGTTGGTGGCATCGCCGGCCAACCCGACCGGAACGATTCTGACCCGCGACGAGCTGGCGGGGCTGTCGACCGCGATCAAGGAACGCCACGGCCATCTGGTGGTGGACGAGATCTATCACGGCCTGACTTACGGCACCGACGCGGCCAGCGTGCTGGAAGTCGACGACAACGCCTTCGTGCTCAATAGTTTTTCGAAGTATTTTGGCATGACCGGCTGGCGGCTTGGCTGGCTGGTGGCGCCCGAAGCGGCGGTCGGTGAGCTGGAAAAGCTTGCGCAGAACCTTTACATCAGTGCCCCAAGCATGGCCCAGCACGCAGCGCTGGCCTGTTTCGAACCCGCGACCATCGCCATCCTGGAAGAGCGTCGCGCCGAATTCGGCCGCCGCCGTGATTTCCTCTTGCCCGCCTTGCGGGAGTTGGGTTTCGGTATCGCCGTCGAGCCGGAAGGGGCGTTCTATTTGTACGCCGATATCAGCAAGTTCGGTGGCGATGCCTTCGCATTCTGCCGGCACTTTCTCGAAACCGAGCATGTGGCGATCACGCCGGGGCTCGACTTCGGGCGTTATCAGGCCGGCCATCACGTTCGGTTTGCCTACACCCAAAGTCTCCCGCGCCTGCAGGAAGCGGTCGAGCGCATCGCTCGCGGCTTGAAGAGCTGGCAAGGCTGA
- the panC gene encoding pantoate--beta-alanine ligase encodes MNTVKTVRELRAAVARARSEGKRIAFVPTMGNLHSGHIALITKASQRADFVVASIFVNPLQFGAGEDLDKYPRTLAADQEQLFQAGCHLLFAPTVEEMYPDGMAGQTRVSVPQLSEGLCGASRPGHFEGVATVVSKLFNMVQPDLAIFGQKDFQQLAVIRALVHDLNMPIQIIGEPTVRAADGLALSSRNGFLNEEQRAVAPVVYRTLSSIAEAIKQGDRDYPALITAQQQQLEAAGLRTDYLEIRHALTLRPATAEDRDLVILVAAFLGTTRLIDNLHLNLDAPA; translated from the coding sequence ATGAACACCGTAAAAACCGTACGCGAACTGCGGGCCGCCGTGGCCCGCGCCCGTAGCGAAGGCAAGCGCATTGCCTTCGTGCCGACCATGGGCAACCTGCACAGCGGTCACATCGCACTGATTACCAAAGCCAGCCAACGGGCGGATTTCGTGGTCGCGAGCATTTTCGTCAACCCGCTGCAATTCGGTGCCGGCGAAGACCTCGACAAGTACCCCCGTACCCTCGCGGCAGACCAGGAACAACTGTTCCAGGCCGGTTGCCACTTGCTGTTCGCGCCGACCGTTGAAGAGATGTACCCCGACGGCATGGCTGGCCAGACCCGCGTCAGCGTGCCGCAACTGTCCGAAGGCCTGTGCGGTGCCAGCCGTCCGGGGCATTTCGAAGGTGTGGCGACGGTGGTCAGCAAACTGTTCAACATGGTCCAGCCGGATCTGGCGATCTTTGGCCAGAAAGACTTCCAGCAACTGGCCGTGATTCGCGCGCTGGTGCATGACCTGAATATGCCGATCCAGATCATCGGCGAGCCGACGGTCCGCGCAGCTGATGGGCTGGCACTGTCGTCGCGCAATGGATTCCTCAATGAAGAACAGCGAGCGGTTGCGCCAGTGGTGTACCGGACGCTGTCGTCGATTGCCGAAGCCATTAAACAAGGTGATCGCGATTACCCGGCGCTGATCACGGCACAACAGCAGCAACTTGAAGCCGCGGGCCTGCGTACCGACTACCTGGAAATCCGCCATGCGCTGACGTTGCGCCCGGCGACCGCGGAAGATCGGGACCTGGTGATTCTGGTGGCGGCGTTCCTCGGCACCACGCGGTTGATCGATAACCTGCACCTGAACCTCGACGCACCCGCCTGA
- the panB gene encoding 3-methyl-2-oxobutanoate hydroxymethyltransferase: MPAITLTTLQGLKQKGEKITMLTCYDATFAHACNEAGVEVLLVGDSLGMVLQGHDSTLPVTTAEMAYHVASVKRGNTDALILADLPFMAYATPEQAMTNSALLMQAGAHMVKVEGALWLADSIRLLAERGIPVCAHMGLTPQSVNILGGYKVQGRNENQARQMRADAISLEQAGAAMLLLECVPSELAEEITQAVKIPVIGIGAGSGTDGQVLVLHDMLGLSITGRVPKFVKNFMAGQQNIQAALGAYVSEVKAVTFPGIEHGFSA, translated from the coding sequence ATGCCAGCCATCACCCTGACCACTCTGCAAGGTCTCAAGCAAAAAGGTGAAAAAATCACCATGCTGACCTGCTATGACGCGACCTTCGCCCACGCCTGCAATGAGGCCGGCGTCGAAGTTCTGCTGGTGGGCGACTCCCTCGGCATGGTTCTCCAAGGTCACGACAGCACCCTGCCGGTGACCACCGCCGAGATGGCTTATCACGTCGCGTCCGTCAAACGCGGTAACACCGACGCGTTGATCCTCGCCGACTTGCCATTCATGGCCTACGCCACTCCCGAACAAGCCATGACCAACAGTGCCCTGTTGATGCAGGCTGGTGCGCACATGGTCAAGGTCGAAGGCGCGCTGTGGCTGGCGGACTCGATCCGTCTGCTGGCCGAGCGCGGCATCCCGGTGTGCGCGCACATGGGGCTGACGCCGCAGTCGGTGAATATCCTCGGCGGTTACAAAGTCCAGGGTCGCAATGAAAACCAGGCGCGGCAGATGCGTGCCGACGCGATCTCCCTCGAACAGGCTGGCGCGGCGATGCTGTTGCTCGAGTGCGTGCCGAGCGAACTGGCCGAAGAAATCACCCAGGCCGTGAAGATCCCGGTGATCGGAATCGGCGCCGGCAGTGGCACCGACGGCCAGGTTCTGGTGCTGCACGACATGCTCGGTCTGTCGATCACTGGCCGGGTGCCGAAATTCGTGAAGAACTTCATGGCCGGGCAACAAAACATTCAGGCGGCACTTGGCGCTTATGTCTCCGAAGTCAAAGCAGTCACTTTCCCTGGTATCGAACACGGATTCTCTGCATGA
- the folK gene encoding 2-amino-4-hydroxy-6-hydroxymethyldihydropteridine diphosphokinase encodes MERIYIGMGSNLADPAEQLRSAVEALAQLPQTELVGVSAFYQSDSLLPGQPRYTNAVAALDSTLAPLALLDALQAIENGQGRERQERWGPRTLDLDILLFGDRLIDEPRLKVPHYHMQERAFVLYPLAELAPVDLRLADGRSLKDLLAECPFVGLERLPQN; translated from the coding sequence ATGGAACGCATCTACATCGGCATGGGCAGCAACCTGGCTGACCCCGCCGAACAATTGCGCAGCGCCGTCGAGGCGCTGGCGCAGTTGCCGCAGACCGAACTGGTCGGGGTTTCGGCGTTTTATCAAAGCGACTCGCTGCTGCCCGGCCAACCGCGCTACACCAACGCGGTCGCCGCCCTCGACAGCACGCTTGCCCCGCTGGCGCTGCTCGATGCGCTGCAAGCCATCGAGAACGGTCAGGGCCGCGAACGCCAGGAACGCTGGGGGCCGCGCACGCTGGATCTCGATATTCTGCTGTTCGGCGATCGACTGATCGATGAACCTCGCCTCAAGGTGCCTCACTACCATATGCAGGAACGCGCGTTTGTTCTGTATCCGCTGGCCGAGCTGGCGCCGGTGGATTTGCGTTTGGCGGATGGGCGCAGCCTCAAGGACTTACTCGCAGAATGCCCGTTCGTCGGGCTGGAACGCCTCCCCCAAAATTGA
- a CDS encoding sigma-54-dependent transcriptional regulator → MPHILIVEDETIIRSALRRLLERNQYQVSEAGSVQEAQERFTIPTFDLIVSDLRLPGAPGTELIKLGQGTPVLIMTSYASLRSAVDSMKMGAVDYIAKPFDHDEMLQAVARILRDRQSVQASGEPAVGKAANGAAKPGIDNSNGEIGIIGSCPPMQDLYSKIRKVAPTDSNVLIQGESGTGKELVARALHNLSKRAKAPMISVNCAAIPESLIESELFGHEKGAFTGASAGRAGLVEAADGGTLFLDEIGELPLEAQARLLRVLQEGEIRRVGSVQSQKVDVRLIAATHRDLKSLAKIGQFREDLYYRLHVIALKLPALRERGADVNEIANAFLARQSARVNRTDLKFAPDAEQAIRHYSWPGNVRELENAVERAVILCESPEISAELLGIDIELSGLEDDEFIGLPPQQGNGAGNNNHEPTEDLSLEDYFQHFVLEHQDHMTETELARKLGVSRKCLWERRQRLGIPRRKTGVASES, encoded by the coding sequence ATGCCGCACATTTTGATCGTCGAAGACGAAACAATTATCCGCTCCGCCTTGCGCCGCCTGCTGGAACGTAACCAGTACCAGGTCAGCGAAGCCGGTTCAGTGCAGGAAGCACAAGAACGCTTCACCATTCCCACGTTCGACCTGATCGTCAGTGACCTGCGCCTGCCTGGCGCGCCGGGCACCGAGTTGATCAAACTCGGCCAGGGCACTCCGGTGCTGATCATGACCAGCTACGCCAGCCTGCGTTCGGCGGTCGACTCAATGAAGATGGGCGCGGTGGATTACATCGCCAAGCCTTTCGACCACGATGAAATGCTCCAGGCCGTCGCGCGCATCCTGCGTGACCGGCAATCGGTGCAGGCCAGCGGTGAACCTGCCGTCGGCAAAGCCGCCAATGGTGCGGCGAAACCGGGTATCGACAACAGCAACGGCGAAATCGGAATCATCGGCTCGTGCCCGCCGATGCAGGATCTGTACAGCAAGATCCGCAAAGTCGCGCCCACCGATTCCAATGTCCTGATTCAGGGCGAGTCCGGCACCGGTAAAGAACTGGTGGCGCGCGCCCTGCACAACCTGTCCAAACGCGCCAAGGCACCGATGATTTCGGTGAACTGCGCGGCCATTCCGGAAAGCCTGATCGAGTCCGAACTGTTCGGCCACGAAAAAGGCGCGTTCACCGGCGCCAGCGCCGGACGTGCCGGCCTGGTAGAAGCGGCGGACGGCGGTACCTTGTTTCTCGATGAAATCGGCGAACTGCCGCTGGAAGCCCAGGCTCGCTTGCTGCGCGTGTTGCAGGAAGGCGAAATTCGCCGGGTGGGCTCGGTGCAGTCGCAGAAGGTCGATGTGCGTTTGATCGCCGCGACCCACCGCGACCTCAAGAGCCTGGCCAAGATCGGTCAGTTCCGTGAAGACTTGTATTACCGCCTCCACGTGATCGCCCTGAAACTGCCGGCCCTGCGCGAGCGTGGCGCCGACGTGAATGAAATCGCCAATGCCTTCCTGGCGCGGCAGAGCGCGCGGGTCAACCGTACCGACCTGAAGTTCGCCCCGGACGCCGAGCAGGCGATTCGTCATTACTCCTGGCCGGGCAACGTGCGCGAGCTGGAAAACGCAGTCGAGCGCGCGGTCATCCTGTGCGAAAGCCCGGAGATTTCCGCCGAGCTGCTGGGCATCGACATCGAGCTGAGCGGGCTGGAGGACGACGAGTTCATTGGCCTGCCGCCGCAACAGGGCAACGGCGCCGGCAACAACAATCATGAGCCGACCGAAGACCTGTCGCTGGAAGACTACTTCCAGCACTTCGTTCTCGAGCATCAGGACCACATGACCGAAACCGAGCTGGCACGCAAACTCGGGGTCAGCCGCAAATGCCTGTGGGAGCGTCGTCAGCGCCTGGGTATCCCGCGGCGCAAGACCGGGGTGGCCAGCGAGAGCTGA
- a CDS encoding polynucleotide adenylyltransferase PcnB codes for MLKKLFQSFRSPKRHTQHIRSTPEVLNSGQHSLQKAQFSRYAVNIVERLQNAGYQAYLVGGCVRDMMLGITPKDFDVATSATPEQVRAEFRNARIIGRRFKLVHIHFGREIIEVATFRANHPQNDEEEDSNQSSRNESGRILRDNVYGTLEEDAQRRDFTINALYYDPVSERILDYANGVHDIRNHLIRLIGDPKQRYQEDPVRMLRAVRFAAKLNFGIEKHSALPIRDLAPMLREIPSARLFEEVLKLFLSGHAADTFEMLVDLQLFDPLFPASAEALEYNPTYTHTLISEALVNTDLRIKQNKPVTPAFLFAALLWPALPARVLRLQERGMPPIPAMQEAAHELIAEQCQRIAIPKRFTMPIREIWDMQERLPRRSGKRADLLLDNPRFRAGYDFLLLRESAGEQTDGLGEWWTDYQDANESERRDMIRDLSGKDDGASGAPRKRRRSGGAKRKRAAGAPSTTGE; via the coding sequence ATGCTGAAGAAGCTGTTCCAGTCATTCCGTTCTCCCAAGCGTCATACGCAACACATCCGCAGCACGCCTGAAGTGCTTAACAGCGGCCAACATTCGCTGCAAAAGGCGCAATTCAGCCGTTACGCGGTGAATATCGTCGAACGCCTGCAGAACGCCGGTTACCAGGCTTACCTGGTCGGCGGTTGTGTGCGTGACATGATGCTCGGCATCACGCCAAAAGATTTCGACGTCGCCACCAGCGCCACGCCTGAACAGGTTCGCGCCGAATTCCGCAATGCGCGGATCATCGGTCGTCGCTTCAAACTGGTGCATATCCACTTTGGTCGCGAAATCATCGAAGTCGCGACCTTCCGCGCCAATCACCCGCAAAACGACGAAGAGGAAGACAGTAACCAGTCTTCCCGCAACGAGAGCGGGCGCATCCTGCGCGATAACGTCTATGGCACGCTGGAAGAAGACGCGCAACGCCGCGACTTCACCATCAACGCCCTGTATTACGACCCGGTCAGCGAGCGCATTCTCGACTACGCCAACGGCGTACACGACATCCGCAACCACCTGATCCGCCTGATTGGCGATCCGAAGCAACGTTACCAGGAAGACCCGGTACGGATGCTGCGGGCCGTGCGTTTCGCCGCCAAGCTGAATTTCGGCATCGAAAAACACAGCGCCCTGCCGATCCGCGATCTGGCGCCGATGCTGCGCGAGATCCCGTCGGCCCGCCTGTTCGAAGAAGTGCTCAAGCTGTTCCTCTCCGGCCATGCCGCGGACACCTTCGAGATGCTGGTCGACCTGCAGCTGTTCGATCCGCTGTTCCCGGCCAGTGCCGAGGCGCTGGAATACAACCCGACGTACACCCACACCCTGATCAGCGAAGCGCTGGTCAACACCGACCTGCGGATCAAGCAAAACAAACCGGTGACCCCGGCGTTCCTGTTTGCAGCCCTGCTCTGGCCTGCCCTGCCGGCTCGCGTGTTGCGCTTGCAGGAACGTGGCATGCCGCCGATCCCTGCGATGCAGGAAGCGGCGCACGAGCTGATTGCCGAACAGTGCCAGCGGATCGCGATTCCAAAACGTTTCACCATGCCGATCCGCGAAATCTGGGACATGCAGGAACGTCTGCCACGTCGCAGCGGTAAACGTGCCGACCTGTTGCTGGACAACCCGCGGTTCCGCGCCGGTTACGACTTCCTGCTGCTGCGCGAAAGCGCCGGCGAGCAGACCGATGGCCTGGGCGAATGGTGGACGGATTATCAGGACGCCAACGAAAGCGAACGTCGCGACATGATCCGCGACCTCAGCGGCAAGGACGACGGCGCAAGCGGTGCGCCACGCAAGCGTCGCCGCAGCGGCGGTGCCAAGCGCAAACGCGCGGCCGGCGCACCGAGCACCACGGGCGAGTAA
- the dksA gene encoding RNA polymerase-binding protein DksA — translation MPTQAKQQNQSISGFEPYKEVKGEEYMGKPMRAHFTKILNKWKQDLMQEVDRTVDHMKDEAANFPDPADRASQEEEFSLELRARDRERKLIKKIDKTLQLIEDEEYGWCESCGVEIGVKRLEARPTADMCVDCKTLAEIKEKQVGK, via the coding sequence ATGCCCACCCAAGCAAAGCAGCAAAATCAGTCGATCAGCGGCTTCGAACCCTACAAAGAAGTAAAGGGCGAGGAGTACATGGGCAAACCCATGCGCGCTCACTTCACCAAGATCCTGAACAAGTGGAAACAGGACTTGATGCAGGAAGTCGACCGCACGGTTGATCACATGAAGGACGAAGCGGCCAACTTCCCTGACCCGGCAGATCGTGCCAGCCAGGAAGAAGAATTCAGCCTTGAATTGCGCGCCCGCGACCGTGAGCGCAAGTTGATCAAGAAGATCGACAAGACGCTGCAATTGATCGAAGACGAAGAATATGGCTGGTGCGAGTCCTGCGGCGTCGAGATCGGCGTCAAGCGACTGGAAGCCCGCCCTACCGCCGACATGTGCGTTGACTGCAAGACCCTGGCGGAAATCAAGGAAAAGCAAGTCGGCAAGTAA
- a CDS encoding sensor histidine kinase, which yields MPMSFSLTQMILISAAYLAVLFGVAWISERGMIPRAIIRHPLTYTLSLGVYASAWAFYGTVGLAYQYGYGFLSSYLGVSGAFLLAPVLLYPILKITRTYQLSSLADLFAFRFRSTWAGALTTIFMLIGVLPLLALQIQAVADSIGILTREPVQHRVALSFCALITLFTIFFGSRHIATREKHEGLVFAIAFESVIKLIAIGGVGLYALYGVFDGPQQLELWLLQNQTALAALHTPLQEGPWRTLLLVFFASAIVMPHMYHMTFTENLNPRSLVSASWGLPLFLLLMSLAVPLILWAGLKLGATTNPEYFTLGIGIAANSKALALLAYVGGLSAASGLIIVTTLALSGMALNHLVLPLYQPPAEGNIYRWLKWTRRALIVAIIMAGYGFYLLLGAEQDLANLGIVAFVATLQFLPGVLSVLYWPTANRRGFIAGLLAGILVWLVTMLLPLVGNLQGFYIPLLNMIYVLDDTSWHMAAIASLAANVLMFTLISLFTNASPEEASAAEACAVDNVRRPQRRELHAASPQEFATQLAKPLGAKAAQKEVEQALRDLYLPFDERRPYALRRLRDRIEANLSGLMGPSVAQDMVETFLPYKAGGENYVTEDIHFIESRLEDYHSRLTGLAAELDALRRYHRQTLQELPMGVCSLAKDQEILMWNKAMEELTGIAAQRVVGSRLSTIADPWKELLQGFINLPDEHLHKQHLALDGQTRWLNLHKAAIDEPLAPGNSGLVLLVEDLTETQMLEDKLVHSERLASIGRLAAGVAHEIGNPITGIACLAQNLREEREDDGELKEISGQILEQTKRVSRIVQSLMSFAHAGSHQHSDEPVCLAEVAQDAIGLLALNRRNFEVQFYNLCDPDHWVEGDPQRLAQVLINLLSNARDASPPGSAVRVKSEAGEHTVDLIVEDEGSGIPKNIMDRLFEPFFTTKDPGEGTGLGLALVYSIVEEHYGQITIDSPADVQSQRGTRIRVTLPRHVEATSAVN from the coding sequence ATGCCGATGAGCTTTAGCCTGACCCAGATGATCCTGATCAGCGCCGCGTACCTGGCGGTGCTGTTCGGCGTGGCCTGGATCAGCGAACGGGGCATGATCCCCCGGGCGATCATTCGCCACCCGCTGACGTACACCCTGTCGTTGGGTGTTTACGCCAGTGCCTGGGCGTTTTACGGCACCGTGGGCCTGGCCTATCAGTACGGCTACGGTTTTCTCTCCAGCTATCTAGGCGTTTCCGGTGCATTTCTGCTGGCGCCGGTGTTGCTGTATCCGATCCTGAAGATCACCCGCACGTATCAACTGTCGTCGCTGGCCGACCTGTTCGCGTTCCGTTTCCGCAGCACCTGGGCCGGCGCACTGACCACTATCTTCATGCTGATCGGCGTGCTGCCATTGCTGGCGCTGCAGATTCAAGCGGTCGCCGACTCCATTGGCATCCTCACCCGCGAACCGGTGCAGCATCGTGTCGCCCTGAGCTTTTGCGCGCTGATTACGCTGTTCACGATTTTCTTTGGCTCGCGCCATATCGCCACCCGCGAGAAACACGAAGGGCTGGTGTTCGCGATTGCCTTTGAGTCGGTGATCAAGCTGATCGCGATTGGCGGCGTTGGCCTATATGCGTTGTATGGCGTGTTCGACGGCCCGCAACAGCTGGAACTGTGGCTGCTGCAAAACCAGACCGCCCTCGCCGCTTTGCACACGCCTCTGCAGGAAGGCCCGTGGCGCACGCTGCTGCTGGTGTTCTTCGCCTCGGCGATCGTGATGCCGCACATGTACCACATGACGTTTACCGAAAACCTCAACCCGCGCTCGCTGGTCAGTGCGAGCTGGGGCTTGCCGTTGTTCCTGCTGCTGATGAGCCTGGCCGTGCCGCTCATTCTCTGGGCCGGGCTGAAACTCGGCGCCACCACCAATCCTGAATATTTCACGCTGGGCATCGGTATCGCCGCCAACAGCAAGGCCTTGGCGCTGTTGGCGTATGTCGGCGGGCTATCGGCAGCGAGCGGGCTGATCATCGTCACCACCCTCGCACTGTCCGGGATGGCGCTGAACCACCTGGTGCTGCCGCTTTATCAGCCACCGGCAGAAGGCAACATCTACCGCTGGCTGAAGTGGACGCGTCGGGCGCTGATCGTCGCAATCATCATGGCTGGCTACGGTTTCTACCTGTTGCTGGGCGCTGAGCAGGATTTGGCCAACCTCGGCATCGTCGCGTTTGTGGCGACCTTGCAGTTCCTGCCGGGCGTGCTGTCTGTCCTTTATTGGCCGACCGCCAACCGTCGCGGCTTCATCGCCGGTTTGCTGGCGGGGATTCTGGTGTGGCTGGTGACCATGCTGCTGCCGCTGGTCGGCAACCTGCAAGGCTTCTACATCCCGCTGCTGAACATGATCTACGTGCTGGACGACACCAGTTGGCACATGGCCGCGATCGCCTCGCTGGCCGCCAACGTGCTGATGTTCACCCTGATCTCGCTGTTCACCAATGCCAGCCCCGAAGAGGCCAGCGCTGCCGAAGCCTGCGCCGTGGACAACGTGCGTCGCCCGCAACGCCGTGAACTGCACGCTGCCTCGCCCCAGGAGTTCGCCACGCAACTGGCCAAACCTTTGGGCGCCAAGGCTGCGCAGAAAGAAGTCGAACAAGCGCTGCGCGATCTCTATCTGCCGTTCGACGAGCGCCGGCCTTATGCCTTGCGCCGCTTGCGCGACCGGATCGAAGCCAACCTCTCGGGCCTGATGGGGCCGAGCGTCGCGCAGGACATGGTCGAGACTTTCCTGCCTTATAAGGCCGGCGGTGAAAACTACGTCACCGAGGACATCCACTTCATCGAAAGCCGCCTCGAGGACTACCACTCGCGCCTCACCGGCCTTGCCGCCGAACTCGATGCCCTGCGCCGTTATCACCGCCAGACCTTGCAGGAATTGCCGATGGGCGTCTGCTCACTGGCCAAGGATCAGGAAATCCTCATGTGGAACAAAGCCATGGAGGAGCTGACCGGGATTGCCGCGCAGCGCGTGGTCGGCTCACGACTGAGCACCATTGCCGATCCGTGGAAAGAACTGCTGCAAGGCTTCATCAACCTGCCGGACGAACACTTGCACAAGCAACATCTGGCGCTTGATGGCCAGACTCGCTGGCTGAACCTGCACAAAGCGGCGATCGATGAACCGCTCGCGCCGGGTAACAGCGGCCTCGTATTGCTGGTCGAAGACCTCACTGAAACCCAGATGCTCGAAGACAAGCTGGTGCACTCCGAGCGCCTGGCCAGTATCGGCCGCCTGGCCGCCGGCGTGGCCCATGAAATCGGCAACCCGATCACCGGCATCGCCTGTCTGGCGCAGAATCTGCGCGAAGAACGTGAAGACGATGGCGAGCTGAAGGAAATCAGCGGACAGATTCTGGAGCAGACCAAACGCGTGTCGCGCATCGTTCAGTCGCTGATGAGTTTTGCCCACGCCGGCAGTCATCAGCACAGTGACGAGCCCGTCTGTCTGGCCGAAGTGGCCCAGGATGCCATCGGTTTGCTGGCCCTGAACCGACGCAATTTCGAAGTGCAGTTCTACAACCTGTGCGACCCCGATCACTGGGTCGAAGGCGATCCGCAGCGACTCGCCCAGGTACTGATCAATCTGCTCTCAAACGCCCGTGACGCCTCGCCTCCCGGCAGCGCGGTGCGGGTCAAAAGCGAAGCCGGCGAACACACGGTCGACCTGATCGTGGAAGACGAAGGCAGCGGTATTCCGAAGAACATCATGGATAGATTGTTCGAACCTTTCTTCACCACCAAGGATCCTGGCGAAGGCACCGGTCTGGGCCTTGCACTGGTCTATTCCATCGTTGAAGAGCATTATGGACAAATCACCATCGACAGCCCGGCTGATGTTCAAAGCCAACGCGGCACCCGTATCCGGGTGACCTTGCCGCGTCATGTCGAAGCGACGTCCGCTGTGAACTGA